In the genome of Neodiprion pinetum isolate iyNeoPine1 chromosome 2, iyNeoPine1.2, whole genome shotgun sequence, one region contains:
- the twy gene encoding putative leucine-rich repeat-containing protein DDB_G0290503 isoform X1, producing the protein MDALDDLEDDLFGTLLRRKNSSAGPKISKSNTQATSGIKKKVVFHDFNEDDPLGDLLSEEEDSQPNTGANIKGSIMSDLFGIKGNDALESNTHQNKSQPKLISSVDNVVAAADKLSAKSGDQSGPSISTEITQEIRKAIPLPRSNILTNNAVATSTTDRSGKAGDKSKKSYLMEDLFGNRAKDKVPLKDTTVAGLDISEIQKKSEQLSKPNSIGYAPTLSAPRESRRSRRSSGGIIDPLGMFSSPTLASETSTVQNTEVTASKLDYPSSSGLKDARTIVGESVKSNPELPSDDLPEWLGGSKKFSKNVTPAITKSGDKTLNTAHALDTSRDQGVENPEDLPAQSSLDHLQNYPGHLSLMTGIQFDQQATMLSLQQQEHELRTAVTLSRQSEQLNKMIESQRGRLNDQEKQFSLLIKRQIDRQELLEAQMKAQQDRINSHLQALLAQPISVPFMPPTIQNNDLNKGSDENKKDQNTLEVIIRKLETEKLDFENIIDKLKDQHSKEIRIIEESYMRQIEIMNQGSVRLEKRLRQDVESAEADYGAKIQKMKEEQESLKIAHGEELENLKMEHIKQIQEIRNQQHRNIQLVQNEYIETIQNISKAKEIEQQTINSATIQTATLSDTLEVMKNTISEIEELKIKLENSMDESNKAKEYILKQHIDEIKDLKEHLKKQHEALEVDRKDLAEALRHLDGGTVRLISEFDRHTEENLEAENRLKSREETLIRDRELLDQHIQWERNHIQVMKETWIREQERQIKQLSEERNSIATERARLETIQRLKFDNDDVTKAELEATLCTARDATNLANRERQKWRERLNELQIEKQKIKEKENALTLRARELEDLTQSALEKREEGLRALKEAHHLDEQHKAYFGQLQMQSEALAQRENKLAAEKLALARYIRILGLEKIERLALRMNQPEKPEKDTGGSEFHTEQHSQYALQFNNFHDSQIITTHFKDIVDPRLVLLKLGLDNELDVTDDCLGTV; encoded by the exons TTTAATGAAGATGATCCATTGGGGGATCTGCTCTCAGAGGAGGAAGACTCCCAGCCCAATACTGGTGCCAATATAAAAGGAAGTATCATGTCAGATTTATTTGGTATAAAAGGAAATGATGCTTTGGAATCAAACACTCACCAAAACAAATCTCAACCGAAGTTAATTTCATCAGTCGACAATGTAGTAGCAGCAGCTGACAAATTATCAGCAAAGTCAGGTGATCAGAGTGGACCATCAATTTCAACTGAAATTACTCAGGAGATACGCAAAGCTATCCCCCTTCCACGAAGTAATATACTTACCAATAATGCAGTAGCAACCAGCACTACTGATAGATCTGGTAAAGCTGGGGACAAGTCGAAAAAATCATATCTGATGGAGGATCTGTTTGGTAACAGAGCGAAGGATAAGGTTCCACTTAAAGATACGACTGTTGCCGGATTAGATATATCAGAGATTCAAAAAAAGTCTGAGCAGTTGTCAAAACCAAATTCCATAGGATATGCGCCTACCCTTTCTGCTCCCAGAGAATCTCGCAGAAGTAGGAGAAGCTCTGGCGGGATTATAGATCCTCTCGGGATGTTTTCTTCCCCAACTTTGGCATCCGAGACATCTACAGTACAGAATACCGAG GTAACCGCATCGAAATTGGATTACCCATCATCCTCTGGACTAAAGGATGCTAGAACGATAGTTGGTGAATCTGTTAAAAGCAATCCAGAGTTACCATCCGATGATTTACCTGAGTGGCTAGGTGGTTCGAAAAAGTTTAGCAAAAACGTTACGCCGGCCATAACGAAGTCTGGGGACAAAACTTTGAATACTGCTCACGCATTAGACACATCACGCGATCAAGGAGTTGAGAATCCTGAAGATCTTCCAGCTCAATCAAGCTTGGatcatttacaaaattatcCTGGACATTTGTCGTTGATGACTGGCATTCAATTTGATCAGCAGGCAACAATGTTATCCCTGCAACAACAGGAGCATGAGTTGAGGACAGCAGTGACGTTGTCTCGACAAAGTGAGCAGTTAAATAAGATGATTGAAAGCCAAAGAGGAAGGCTTAATGATCAAGAGAAACAGTTTAGTCTACTCATAAAACGTCAAATTGACCGACAAGAATTGCTTGAGGCACAAATGAAGGCACAGCAAGATCGTATAAATAGCCACCTTCAG gcaTTGTTAGCACAACCTATTTCTGTCCCCTTCATGCCACCAACGATTCAGAACAACGATTTAAATAAAGGCAgtgatgaaaacaaaaaagatcAGAACACATTAGAAGTAATTATTCGTAAATTAGAAACCGAGAAACttgactttgaaaatattattgataaattaaaaGATCAGCACTCAAAAGAAATCAGAATAATTGAAGAGTCTTATAT GCGGCAAATAGAAATAATGAATCAAGGATCAGTGAGATTAGAGAAGCGCTTGCGCCAGGATGTAGAATCGGCAGAAGCTGATTATGGGGCTAAAATACAGAAGATGAAAGAAGAGCAAGAAAGTCTGAAAATAGCACATGGTGAGGAATTAGAAAACCTTAAG ATGGAACACATAAAACAAATACAAGAAATAAGAAACCAGCAACATCGTAATATACAGCTGGTACAAAATGAGTATATAGAAACTATTCAAAACATCAGTAAGGCCAAAGAGATTGAACAACAAACTATAAATAGTGCCACCATTCAGACTGCAACTCTTAGTGACACACTGGAAGTcatgaaaaatacaattagCGAGATTGAggagttgaaaattaaactcgAAAATAGTATGGATGAAAGTAACAAAGCCAAGGAATATATTCTAAAGCAGCATATTGACGAAATAAAAG atTTGAAAGAGCATTTAAAGAAACAACATGAAGCTCTAGAAGTAGATCGTAAGGACTTGGCTGAAGCCCTGCGGCATTTGGATGGTGGAACTGTACGTTTGATATCTGAATTTGATAGACATACTGAGGAAAATTTAGAGGCTGAAAACAGACTTAAAAGTAGAGAGGAAACACTTATTCGGGACAGAGAGTTGCTGGACCAGCATATTCAGTGGGAGCGCAATCATATACAA GTAATGAAAGAAACATGGATCAGAGAACAGGAGCGCCAGATTAAGCAACTCTCTGAAGAACGGAATAGCATCGCAACAGAGAGAGCAAGACTAGAAACAATTCAGAGATTAAAATTCGACAACGACGATGTAACCAAAGCTGAG CTTGAGGCTACTCTTTGCACAGCACGTGATGCCACTAATTTGGCCAACCGAGAAAGGCAGAAATGGAGAGAGAGGCTAAACGAACTTCAGATAGAAAAACAGAAGAtcaaggaaaaagaaaatgcttTAACACTCCGTGCCAGAGAACTCGAAGATTTGACTCAG TCAGCTTTAGAAAAACGAGAAGAAGGTCTTAGAGCATTGAAAGAAGCTCACCATCTTGATGAACAGCACAAGGCATACTTTGGTCAGCTACAAATGCAATCAGAAGCATTGGCACAAAGAGAAAACAAACTTGCAGCTGAGAAATTAGCTTTGGCACGGTATATACGGATTTTGGGGCTAGAAAAAAT AGAAAGATTGGCATTGAGGATGAATCAACCAGAGAAACCTGAGAAAGATACAGGCGGGTCAGAGTTCCATACTGAACAGCACTCTCAATATGCCTTgcaattcaacaattttcatgaTTCCCAAATAATTACAACGCATTTTAAG GACATCGTAGATCCACGTTTGGTGCTATTAAAGTTAGGCTTGGATAACGAGCTAGACGTGACCGATGACTGTCTAGGAACTGTGTAA
- the twy gene encoding putative leucine-rich repeat-containing protein DDB_G0290503 isoform X4 has protein sequence MDALDDLEDDLFGTLLRRKNSSAGPKISKSNTQATSGIKKKVVFHDFNEDDPLGDLLSEEEDSQPNTGANIKGSIMSDLFGIKGNDALESNTHQNKSQPKLISSVDNVVAAADKLSAKSVATSTTDRSGKAGDKSKKSYLMEDLFGNRAKDKVPLKDTTVAGLDISEIQKKSEQLSKPNSIGYAPTLSAPRESRRSRRSSGGIIDPLGMFSSPTLASETSTVQNTEVTASKLDYPSSSGLKDARTIVGESVKSNPELPSDDLPEWLGGSKKFSKNVTPAITKSGDKTLNTAHALDTSRDQGVENPEDLPAQSSLDHLQNYPGHLSLMTGIQFDQQATMLSLQQQEHELRTAVTLSRQSEQLNKMIESQRGRLNDQEKQFSLLIKRQIDRQELLEAQMKAQQDRINSHLQALLAQPISVPFMPPTIQNNDLNKGSDENKKDQNTLEVIIRKLETEKLDFENIIDKLKDQHSKEIRIIEESYMRQIEIMNQGSVRLEKRLRQDVESAEADYGAKIQKMKEEQESLKIAHGEELENLKMEHIKQIQEIRNQQHRNIQLVQNEYIETIQNISKAKEIEQQTINSATIQTATLSDTLEVMKNTISEIEELKIKLENSMDESNKAKEYILKQHIDEIKDLKEHLKKQHEALEVDRKDLAEALRHLDGGTVRLISEFDRHTEENLEAENRLKSREETLIRDRELLDQHIQWERNHIQVMKETWIREQERQIKQLSEERNSIATERARLETIQRLKFDNDDVTKAELEATLCTARDATNLANRERQKWRERLNELQIEKQKIKEKENALTLRARELEDLTQSALEKREEGLRALKEAHHLDEQHKAYFGQLQMQSEALAQRENKLAAEKLALARYIRILGLEKIERLALRMNQPEKPEKDTGGSEFHTEQHSQYALQFNNFHDSQIITTHFKDIVDPRLVLLKLGLDNELDVTDDCLGTV, from the exons TTTAATGAAGATGATCCATTGGGGGATCTGCTCTCAGAGGAGGAAGACTCCCAGCCCAATACTGGTGCCAATATAAAAGGAAGTATCATGTCAGATTTATTTGGTATAAAAGGAAATGATGCTTTGGAATCAAACACTCACCAAAACAAATCTCAACCGAAGTTAATTTCATCAGTCGACAATGTAGTAGCAGCAGCTGACAAATTATCAGCAAAGTCAG TAGCAACCAGCACTACTGATAGATCTGGTAAAGCTGGGGACAAGTCGAAAAAATCATATCTGATGGAGGATCTGTTTGGTAACAGAGCGAAGGATAAGGTTCCACTTAAAGATACGACTGTTGCCGGATTAGATATATCAGAGATTCAAAAAAAGTCTGAGCAGTTGTCAAAACCAAATTCCATAGGATATGCGCCTACCCTTTCTGCTCCCAGAGAATCTCGCAGAAGTAGGAGAAGCTCTGGCGGGATTATAGATCCTCTCGGGATGTTTTCTTCCCCAACTTTGGCATCCGAGACATCTACAGTACAGAATACCGAG GTAACCGCATCGAAATTGGATTACCCATCATCCTCTGGACTAAAGGATGCTAGAACGATAGTTGGTGAATCTGTTAAAAGCAATCCAGAGTTACCATCCGATGATTTACCTGAGTGGCTAGGTGGTTCGAAAAAGTTTAGCAAAAACGTTACGCCGGCCATAACGAAGTCTGGGGACAAAACTTTGAATACTGCTCACGCATTAGACACATCACGCGATCAAGGAGTTGAGAATCCTGAAGATCTTCCAGCTCAATCAAGCTTGGatcatttacaaaattatcCTGGACATTTGTCGTTGATGACTGGCATTCAATTTGATCAGCAGGCAACAATGTTATCCCTGCAACAACAGGAGCATGAGTTGAGGACAGCAGTGACGTTGTCTCGACAAAGTGAGCAGTTAAATAAGATGATTGAAAGCCAAAGAGGAAGGCTTAATGATCAAGAGAAACAGTTTAGTCTACTCATAAAACGTCAAATTGACCGACAAGAATTGCTTGAGGCACAAATGAAGGCACAGCAAGATCGTATAAATAGCCACCTTCAG gcaTTGTTAGCACAACCTATTTCTGTCCCCTTCATGCCACCAACGATTCAGAACAACGATTTAAATAAAGGCAgtgatgaaaacaaaaaagatcAGAACACATTAGAAGTAATTATTCGTAAATTAGAAACCGAGAAACttgactttgaaaatattattgataaattaaaaGATCAGCACTCAAAAGAAATCAGAATAATTGAAGAGTCTTATAT GCGGCAAATAGAAATAATGAATCAAGGATCAGTGAGATTAGAGAAGCGCTTGCGCCAGGATGTAGAATCGGCAGAAGCTGATTATGGGGCTAAAATACAGAAGATGAAAGAAGAGCAAGAAAGTCTGAAAATAGCACATGGTGAGGAATTAGAAAACCTTAAG ATGGAACACATAAAACAAATACAAGAAATAAGAAACCAGCAACATCGTAATATACAGCTGGTACAAAATGAGTATATAGAAACTATTCAAAACATCAGTAAGGCCAAAGAGATTGAACAACAAACTATAAATAGTGCCACCATTCAGACTGCAACTCTTAGTGACACACTGGAAGTcatgaaaaatacaattagCGAGATTGAggagttgaaaattaaactcgAAAATAGTATGGATGAAAGTAACAAAGCCAAGGAATATATTCTAAAGCAGCATATTGACGAAATAAAAG atTTGAAAGAGCATTTAAAGAAACAACATGAAGCTCTAGAAGTAGATCGTAAGGACTTGGCTGAAGCCCTGCGGCATTTGGATGGTGGAACTGTACGTTTGATATCTGAATTTGATAGACATACTGAGGAAAATTTAGAGGCTGAAAACAGACTTAAAAGTAGAGAGGAAACACTTATTCGGGACAGAGAGTTGCTGGACCAGCATATTCAGTGGGAGCGCAATCATATACAA GTAATGAAAGAAACATGGATCAGAGAACAGGAGCGCCAGATTAAGCAACTCTCTGAAGAACGGAATAGCATCGCAACAGAGAGAGCAAGACTAGAAACAATTCAGAGATTAAAATTCGACAACGACGATGTAACCAAAGCTGAG CTTGAGGCTACTCTTTGCACAGCACGTGATGCCACTAATTTGGCCAACCGAGAAAGGCAGAAATGGAGAGAGAGGCTAAACGAACTTCAGATAGAAAAACAGAAGAtcaaggaaaaagaaaatgcttTAACACTCCGTGCCAGAGAACTCGAAGATTTGACTCAG TCAGCTTTAGAAAAACGAGAAGAAGGTCTTAGAGCATTGAAAGAAGCTCACCATCTTGATGAACAGCACAAGGCATACTTTGGTCAGCTACAAATGCAATCAGAAGCATTGGCACAAAGAGAAAACAAACTTGCAGCTGAGAAATTAGCTTTGGCACGGTATATACGGATTTTGGGGCTAGAAAAAAT AGAAAGATTGGCATTGAGGATGAATCAACCAGAGAAACCTGAGAAAGATACAGGCGGGTCAGAGTTCCATACTGAACAGCACTCTCAATATGCCTTgcaattcaacaattttcatgaTTCCCAAATAATTACAACGCATTTTAAG GACATCGTAGATCCACGTTTGGTGCTATTAAAGTTAGGCTTGGATAACGAGCTAGACGTGACCGATGACTGTCTAGGAACTGTGTAA
- the twy gene encoding putative leucine-rich repeat-containing protein DDB_G0290503 isoform X2 produces MDALDDLEDDLFGTLLRRKNSSAGPKISKSNTQATSDFNEDDPLGDLLSEEEDSQPNTGANIKGSIMSDLFGIKGNDALESNTHQNKSQPKLISSVDNVVAAADKLSAKSGDQSGPSISTEITQEIRKAIPLPRSNILTNNAVATSTTDRSGKAGDKSKKSYLMEDLFGNRAKDKVPLKDTTVAGLDISEIQKKSEQLSKPNSIGYAPTLSAPRESRRSRRSSGGIIDPLGMFSSPTLASETSTVQNTEVTASKLDYPSSSGLKDARTIVGESVKSNPELPSDDLPEWLGGSKKFSKNVTPAITKSGDKTLNTAHALDTSRDQGVENPEDLPAQSSLDHLQNYPGHLSLMTGIQFDQQATMLSLQQQEHELRTAVTLSRQSEQLNKMIESQRGRLNDQEKQFSLLIKRQIDRQELLEAQMKAQQDRINSHLQALLAQPISVPFMPPTIQNNDLNKGSDENKKDQNTLEVIIRKLETEKLDFENIIDKLKDQHSKEIRIIEESYMRQIEIMNQGSVRLEKRLRQDVESAEADYGAKIQKMKEEQESLKIAHGEELENLKMEHIKQIQEIRNQQHRNIQLVQNEYIETIQNISKAKEIEQQTINSATIQTATLSDTLEVMKNTISEIEELKIKLENSMDESNKAKEYILKQHIDEIKDLKEHLKKQHEALEVDRKDLAEALRHLDGGTVRLISEFDRHTEENLEAENRLKSREETLIRDRELLDQHIQWERNHIQVMKETWIREQERQIKQLSEERNSIATERARLETIQRLKFDNDDVTKAELEATLCTARDATNLANRERQKWRERLNELQIEKQKIKEKENALTLRARELEDLTQSALEKREEGLRALKEAHHLDEQHKAYFGQLQMQSEALAQRENKLAAEKLALARYIRILGLEKIERLALRMNQPEKPEKDTGGSEFHTEQHSQYALQFNNFHDSQIITTHFKDIVDPRLVLLKLGLDNELDVTDDCLGTV; encoded by the exons TTTAATGAAGATGATCCATTGGGGGATCTGCTCTCAGAGGAGGAAGACTCCCAGCCCAATACTGGTGCCAATATAAAAGGAAGTATCATGTCAGATTTATTTGGTATAAAAGGAAATGATGCTTTGGAATCAAACACTCACCAAAACAAATCTCAACCGAAGTTAATTTCATCAGTCGACAATGTAGTAGCAGCAGCTGACAAATTATCAGCAAAGTCAGGTGATCAGAGTGGACCATCAATTTCAACTGAAATTACTCAGGAGATACGCAAAGCTATCCCCCTTCCACGAAGTAATATACTTACCAATAATGCAGTAGCAACCAGCACTACTGATAGATCTGGTAAAGCTGGGGACAAGTCGAAAAAATCATATCTGATGGAGGATCTGTTTGGTAACAGAGCGAAGGATAAGGTTCCACTTAAAGATACGACTGTTGCCGGATTAGATATATCAGAGATTCAAAAAAAGTCTGAGCAGTTGTCAAAACCAAATTCCATAGGATATGCGCCTACCCTTTCTGCTCCCAGAGAATCTCGCAGAAGTAGGAGAAGCTCTGGCGGGATTATAGATCCTCTCGGGATGTTTTCTTCCCCAACTTTGGCATCCGAGACATCTACAGTACAGAATACCGAG GTAACCGCATCGAAATTGGATTACCCATCATCCTCTGGACTAAAGGATGCTAGAACGATAGTTGGTGAATCTGTTAAAAGCAATCCAGAGTTACCATCCGATGATTTACCTGAGTGGCTAGGTGGTTCGAAAAAGTTTAGCAAAAACGTTACGCCGGCCATAACGAAGTCTGGGGACAAAACTTTGAATACTGCTCACGCATTAGACACATCACGCGATCAAGGAGTTGAGAATCCTGAAGATCTTCCAGCTCAATCAAGCTTGGatcatttacaaaattatcCTGGACATTTGTCGTTGATGACTGGCATTCAATTTGATCAGCAGGCAACAATGTTATCCCTGCAACAACAGGAGCATGAGTTGAGGACAGCAGTGACGTTGTCTCGACAAAGTGAGCAGTTAAATAAGATGATTGAAAGCCAAAGAGGAAGGCTTAATGATCAAGAGAAACAGTTTAGTCTACTCATAAAACGTCAAATTGACCGACAAGAATTGCTTGAGGCACAAATGAAGGCACAGCAAGATCGTATAAATAGCCACCTTCAG gcaTTGTTAGCACAACCTATTTCTGTCCCCTTCATGCCACCAACGATTCAGAACAACGATTTAAATAAAGGCAgtgatgaaaacaaaaaagatcAGAACACATTAGAAGTAATTATTCGTAAATTAGAAACCGAGAAACttgactttgaaaatattattgataaattaaaaGATCAGCACTCAAAAGAAATCAGAATAATTGAAGAGTCTTATAT GCGGCAAATAGAAATAATGAATCAAGGATCAGTGAGATTAGAGAAGCGCTTGCGCCAGGATGTAGAATCGGCAGAAGCTGATTATGGGGCTAAAATACAGAAGATGAAAGAAGAGCAAGAAAGTCTGAAAATAGCACATGGTGAGGAATTAGAAAACCTTAAG ATGGAACACATAAAACAAATACAAGAAATAAGAAACCAGCAACATCGTAATATACAGCTGGTACAAAATGAGTATATAGAAACTATTCAAAACATCAGTAAGGCCAAAGAGATTGAACAACAAACTATAAATAGTGCCACCATTCAGACTGCAACTCTTAGTGACACACTGGAAGTcatgaaaaatacaattagCGAGATTGAggagttgaaaattaaactcgAAAATAGTATGGATGAAAGTAACAAAGCCAAGGAATATATTCTAAAGCAGCATATTGACGAAATAAAAG atTTGAAAGAGCATTTAAAGAAACAACATGAAGCTCTAGAAGTAGATCGTAAGGACTTGGCTGAAGCCCTGCGGCATTTGGATGGTGGAACTGTACGTTTGATATCTGAATTTGATAGACATACTGAGGAAAATTTAGAGGCTGAAAACAGACTTAAAAGTAGAGAGGAAACACTTATTCGGGACAGAGAGTTGCTGGACCAGCATATTCAGTGGGAGCGCAATCATATACAA GTAATGAAAGAAACATGGATCAGAGAACAGGAGCGCCAGATTAAGCAACTCTCTGAAGAACGGAATAGCATCGCAACAGAGAGAGCAAGACTAGAAACAATTCAGAGATTAAAATTCGACAACGACGATGTAACCAAAGCTGAG CTTGAGGCTACTCTTTGCACAGCACGTGATGCCACTAATTTGGCCAACCGAGAAAGGCAGAAATGGAGAGAGAGGCTAAACGAACTTCAGATAGAAAAACAGAAGAtcaaggaaaaagaaaatgcttTAACACTCCGTGCCAGAGAACTCGAAGATTTGACTCAG TCAGCTTTAGAAAAACGAGAAGAAGGTCTTAGAGCATTGAAAGAAGCTCACCATCTTGATGAACAGCACAAGGCATACTTTGGTCAGCTACAAATGCAATCAGAAGCATTGGCACAAAGAGAAAACAAACTTGCAGCTGAGAAATTAGCTTTGGCACGGTATATACGGATTTTGGGGCTAGAAAAAAT AGAAAGATTGGCATTGAGGATGAATCAACCAGAGAAACCTGAGAAAGATACAGGCGGGTCAGAGTTCCATACTGAACAGCACTCTCAATATGCCTTgcaattcaacaattttcatgaTTCCCAAATAATTACAACGCATTTTAAG GACATCGTAGATCCACGTTTGGTGCTATTAAAGTTAGGCTTGGATAACGAGCTAGACGTGACCGATGACTGTCTAGGAACTGTGTAA